TAATTTTTCTGCCTTTTGCCTACCATAATGATATCGTAAAAAAGGAGGCAATGTATCATGCACAATCAGCCAAATCAAAACAAACTCAACGGTGTCAGCTGCAGTGTGTCAACTTGCACGCACCACGGCCCGGGCAACATTTGCTGCGCAAAAACCATCAAAGTCGGCACGGAATACGCTGAAAGCAAGGCCGAGACGTTTTGTTCGACGTTTGAGAATAAGACGTATTGATTGCACTACGCTTATCTGTTTACAG
This window of the Oscillospiraceae bacterium genome carries:
- a CDS encoding DUF1540 domain-containing protein translates to MHNQPNQNKLNGVSCSVSTCTHHGPGNICCAKTIKVGTEYAESKAETFCSTFENKTY